The genomic region ACACCGCGATCGACAGCAGGGTGGGTGCGAGCACGTACGACAGCGGTTGGCGCCAGCCATTGGATTCGTCGAACCACGACAGCAGCAGCGGCATGAACAGGAACACCAGATAGCCAAGCGTGTAGAACGGCATCCAGCCCAGCCCGTGCGACTCGGGGACCAGGCGTCCGCGCCAGCGCAGCAACAGCGACTTCAGCGATGGGCTCATGACAGGCCTCGTGCGCGGGAGGAGAGGATGGACACTGGCACTGTAACGGCCGCCGGCTCAGGCCGCGAGCCGACGACGCGCCAGCATGAAGAACAACACCGTGACACCGAGCAGCACGCCCAGGTGCAGGCCAAGACTGCCGCCGGCGTCCATGCCGATGACTTTCAGCGCGACCTGCGAATGATGGTAGGACGGCCACACCGGCGCGAATCCGGCGATCCACGCCGGCAGGAACTTCAGCGGTATCCACAGCCCCGACAGGAAGGCCATCGGCAGATACAGCAGATTGACCACCGCCGGCGCGCCCTGGCCGCCGACCAGCGTACCGACGAACAAGCCCAGCGCGGCGAACGGCAGCACGCCGATGACATTGACGACCCACAGCAGCAGCCATTGCGACGCGCGCAGCTCGACGCCGCCGACGGTGGCGGCCAGCGCCGCCAGCAGCAGCGAGATCATCATGGCGAACACCATCGCCATCGCCATCTTCGCGAACAGATACGCGCCGGGCGGCATCGGCAGCGCGCGCTTGTAGATCAGGAACCCCTGTTCACGCTCCAGCGCCACGCTCACGCCGAAGGCGAACATGCCGATGCCCATCACGCCGAACACACCGTACGTGGCGAGCAGATAACGCGCGGCGTCGCCGTTGCCCTTGTTCAGGAGCACGCCGAACAGCACGTAGAACAGGCACGGGAACAGCAGCGACGGCAGCGCGAACGACGGCGTGCGCAGGACGCGCAGGAACTCGTACCTGGCTTCGAGCACATAGCTGCGCAGCGGCGAATGCGCGGGCATCGGGAGGGTGGTGGCGTTCATCAGGCGGCTTCCTGTACGGGTGT from Lysobacter sp. harbors:
- a CDS encoding ABC transporter permease translates to MNATTLPMPAHSPLRSYVLEARYEFLRVLRTPSFALPSLLFPCLFYVLFGVLLNKGNGDAARYLLATYGVFGVMGIGMFAFGVSVALEREQGFLIYKRALPMPPGAYLFAKMAMAMVFAMMISLLLAALAATVGGVELRASQWLLLWVVNVIGVLPFAALGLFVGTLVGGQGAPAVVNLLYLPMAFLSGLWIPLKFLPAWIAGFAPVWPSYHHSQVALKVIGMDAGGSLGLHLGVLLGVTVLFFMLARRRLAA